In Miscanthus floridulus cultivar M001 chromosome 19, ASM1932011v1, whole genome shotgun sequence, the DNA window TTTTTATTTCCcccctttgttttttttttcgttGTTGCTGTTTCTGGAACTGTGGTTCGATCTGTTTTTGGATGGATGTGTATACAGGGAGCAATTCCGCAAGGAGTTCAAGGAGAAGAACCCTAAGAACAAGTCTGTCGCCGCGGTAAGTTCCCCAACCGACCGATAGTATTGTTATCATCTACTTTGACTTTGCTGCGATTAACCACtttatttaatttaatttatttAATCGTCTCGATTCGTTGTTTACTGAACTTCTTTTTTTCGTTTTCCCCCTCTTTCCTGGTGGAACTTTTCAGGTGGGAAAAGCTGCCGGCGACAGGTGGAAATCCCTCAGCGAATCGGTAAGCTAAGCTTGCTCCACACATTACACCTCCTTACTTAAAAGTAGTTGTTGTAGTGGTTATATTCGACTAAAAGCTGGTGCTGATTGGTAACGTACATGCTTGTGGATTGTAGGACAAGGCTCCCTATGTAGCCAAGGCTAATAAGCTCAAGCTAGAGTATAACAAGGCCATTGCTGCCTACAACAAGGGCGAGGTACAGAAACTTGCATGCTTCAATTGCTTTGTTATGTTACTTAGTATATATACTGTTCCTGCTGGTCATTTATTCGAATAAGTGAAGATTATCCTTACTGAATCATGTGTTAGCTTGTTCAGAGCACCACTGCTGCAAAGAAGGCTCCTGCCAAGGAGGAAGACGAGGAAGACGAAGAGGAGTCCGACAAGTCCAAGTCGGAGGTCCatgatgaggatgacgacgagggtAGTGAGGAGGTATGCAGATTTCTTTCATGTCGTCTTGAACGCTTCTAATCTGCTTACATGTGCTGTCACCTGACAATTGCATGTATGCAGATTTCTTTCATGTCGTCTTGAACGCTTCTAATCTGCTTACATGTGCTGTCACCTGAAAAATGCATGTAGCATGCTCATGTGTTACCCAAGTTGCTATACATAAGCTAATCTAGAATGTAGGTAGTATTGGATTGGATTCAACCCATACACCAGATAGGAAGGTTCATATATCTATATAGCCTTTTTGTAGATTGCATTACAAGTCTAGAATGTAAGGCATTGTTTGGAAAGAAATTCATTGTCCTTTGGAGTTAGGGAGGCTTAAAATATGTACTCCCTCTGCTAGCATTTTGTAGATCGCATTACAAGTCTAGAGTGTAAGGCTTTGTTGGAACCAGATTAATTGTGCTTTGGAGTTAGGAAGTCTTAAAAT includes these proteins:
- the LOC136528252 gene encoding DNA-binding protein MNB1B-like isoform X2; protein product: MKGAKSKGAAKADAKLAVKSKGAEKPAKGRKGKAGKDPNKPKRAPSAFFVFMEQFRKEFKEKNPKNKSVAAVGKAAGDRWKSLSESDKAPYVAKANKLKLEYNKAIAAYNKGESTTAAKKAPAKEEDEEDEEESDKSKSEVHDEDDDEGSEEDEDDDE
- the LOC136528252 gene encoding DNA-binding protein MNB1B-like isoform X1, which translates into the protein MKGAKSKGAAKADAKLAVKSKGAEKPAKGRKGKAGKDPNKPKRAPSAFFVFMEQFRKEFKEKNPKNKSVAAVGKAAGDRWKSLSESDKAPYVAKANKLKLEYNKAIAAYNKGELVQSTTAAKKAPAKEEDEEDEEESDKSKSEVHDEDDDEGSEEDEDDDE